A region from the Sander vitreus isolate 19-12246 unplaced genomic scaffold, sanVit1 ctg388_0, whole genome shotgun sequence genome encodes:
- the LOC144513949 gene encoding uncharacterized protein LOC144513949, whose translation MRLVVVTAVFLLVVLMVISVSADWDPAEMCKTKYPHVPCKKNLGDGWSQIRENICVKAFYKNEHLTHSDAEMTCRKYPNGHLVSIHNEVDLCQVICSMHRATTGKSSLLDWTPPLFRHFRANLDLDG comes from the exons ATGCGTCTTGTTGTGGTTACTGCCGTCTTTCTTCTGGTGGTGCTGATGGTCATCTCAGTCTCTGCAGACT GGGATCCTGCAGAAATGTGTAAGACCAAATATCCGCACGTGCCGTGTAAAAAGAACCTCGGGGATGGCTGGTCCCAAATACGTGAAAACATCTGCGTGAAGGCGTTCTACAAGAATGAGCATTTGACCCATTCTGATGCAGAG ATGACCTGTAGAAAGTACCCAAATGGTCATCTGGTATCGATCCACAATGAAGTGGACCTGTGTCAAGTGATATGTTCCATGCACAGAGCCACCACCGGAAAAAGCTCACTACTGGATTGGACTCCACCTTTATTTA ggcATTTCAGGGCGAACTTGGATTTGGACGGATGA